The following is a genomic window from Elgaria multicarinata webbii isolate HBS135686 ecotype San Diego chromosome 9, rElgMul1.1.pri, whole genome shotgun sequence.
taggtctagctaaggctttaaaCTGTGTGCTGAAAAATTCAAACTCAAATTCTAATACTTCATTAATGTCCAATAGATACATTCACATACATGTACACCTTTTGTGCCCATGTGATTCTCGTTATAAAATGTCTGTCCTAGCAAACCTTGCCATTTTCTATTTCTGTCAGAAttttaatagtgtgtgtgtgcgtgggggtaACCCCTTCCCTTTgagagaatgaggggagacaACTTTCTATTGGAACTATTGGAAGTCAAACACAAGACCTCTCCTCATTCCAAAGAACTTCCAGGGTTGTCATGATTGTGGCTGAATGGATCTTTGGCTCCCTCAGAAAAAACATCTGTGCTAGTCATTTATAGACACAGTGACAACTACTTCAGCTACTCGGTGGtctagaaatgaaagaaatacaataaaacaacaacaacaaacccactTACCTGtgctgaagtcccattgaacacaatgggactgacTTTCAGGTAGGAGTGTGTTGTAAATAATCTATCattgtctttgttttcttttaggaCAACTGTGTAActgtgaaaaaatatataaatgggcTCTTTGGACATTATATCGTTAACGTGACTTCTGCCACCAACCTCTGTAGTACAGTCCTCTGCAAGAAGAATGGAAGATGTATTCGCAGAAACAGCGATTCGTATGACTACCTACACTTGCCTCCTCAGAGTTTTAAGATTTCGGTCGATAATTCTCAAGCAGATAAAAAAGTCATTGTGCAAGGAAGTCTGAAGCAGGAGGATATAGGTGCCATGAAAGAAAAATTCATGTGTCAGTGTTACCAAGGCTGGAAGGGGATATTTTGTGAAGTACCCTCTTCCACAGATGAATACCCAAGTAattcacaataaatgtaatggagAGTTAATCCCTTATTTCCTATGCCATTATCAAACTCTCATGGAGACATGGAACACTCATCTGTTTTTAATCAAAAGATGTATTGATTGATGAATTTAATCAAAAGGCAGAAGTTGATTGATTGATGAATTTCCAATATAAAGCAAATTAATTACTCAAGTTCACAAATCAGTCCTCTTCCTCTAAAATCAGCAAGTATGTCAGACAATTCCCAGAACTGTGGAATAGTCTTGAGTGAATGTTGCATCAGGTCCAGGTAGCTAATTTGCCCAGGTGTGTGAGGGAAGCTGTCACAGCCTGTAGCCGTCCCTCAGTCTACAGGATATCAAAGTCCtccaaaaatgaaatgttttttaCACTGTTCTACACACAAAGCTATGATGCAAAGgtgactcatgtcctgcttgaggtgGAGAACATTTGTGTCCCTCCAAATGCTATTGGTCTTCAATGGCCCAGGCAGCAGGGACAAGGGAGTTCTagtctaaaaacatctggagggacacaggttgCCTCCTGCCCCTGAAAGCAATCTGTCAGCTCAGTAAGTATGGTTAAAAACGGGGGGAAGCTGTTTGAGTCTTGCCATAAAGAAATCTTGAGGTGACCaccaacatgggggggggggggaattgccttTTAGATTCTGCCCAGCAACAATCATGCCAAAAGCCAAAAGGCAGCTGGAGGTAGAAGCTAAACCTTCCAATCTTAAGAGCAGCCTTCTTACGATTTAGCTGGAGCAGGAGGCACCAGAAGAAGACAGCAATGGGAACAACAATACTGTTGTGAATAACTGTCTAGCACAGTGCTGGAAGAGGTCAGTCAGGGGAAACGGGTTCCACTGTGGATCCATGATCTGCTGcatggctgcaaagctgtgcctGAAGTCCACCTCTTCTCCCCCACATTGCCATCTGCTGGCAGCATCCCCAGCTTCCAGCTGCTCCCTGATCTGCACTCTCCGAAACACTGTTTGCAGCCTTTCTGGAACAGAACCAAGTCTCACTCCTCCCATTGGGcaggcatctgctgctgctgctgctgggtcgtCTCCCTGTGGTTTTGCTAATGAATGTACGGACACCCCATGGGAGCAGGACTGTCCTGCATATGTGACTATTAGGTATTAATCACCTCCATTAAGTTGTCTAATCTTTTAAAGacacccaagttggtggccatcactacatctcgtgatatcaaattccatagttcagctatgtgctgtttgaagaaatgcttgcttttatctgttctgaaactCTCACTATTTAAGTGTAATAAATTGGAAAGGGAACTCAAGAATCTGAAGGCCAACATAGGCTCTCCTAACAATAATCGTGATGAAGCCACCGAACAGCAATGGAAGTTGCAGGCCCAAATGAAAGATTACATGTGGGAGCTGGATGAAAGCTCCATTGGTGGAAGCTCCATTGCTGTGGTTGCGGGACATGTATCATTAGAGAGGGGAGAAGTATGTAATGCCTGTCTTTAGAAGAGAGTGGGAGGGGCATagagtggagggaggggagagcaaaACATCACTTGAAGAGAGGAgttggagaggaagagagaactggagggagaggaggcagaaAGAGTGACTTGAAGGGGAAAAAGTAAGAAAGGAACGAGAAATCAGCAGCATTtcgagaaggagaaggagacagtCTGCAGTCAAATGAAGAGTGCAcctccacacagagagacaagCAACTAGGGGATTAGAGAAAGCTGCAAAAGGTGAAAATGGATCTGAAGCAAGAACTGAGGGGGGTTGGAGAATGGAGCAACAGGCCGTTACATAGTGGGAGTGACTGATGGCTGCAGGATAAATTTGATGAGGATGGCAGACCGATTTGCAGAAGCCGTGGGAAAGTAGGGCATATTGCCAGAAGATGCATGGCAGAGAAGGGTGATAGTAGCAAGTGTATCCATGAGTTGGAGAAGTCTAAACAAGCTCTGGAGCAGCAGTTGGGGGAGATGAAAATTCATCTGGAAGAGCAGGAGAATGAGATGCAGGCCATAAAAGATGCCAAGGTGCATCTGGAAGTGAACCATCAAGTTATGAAGGCGCAGTTTGAGCTGGAACTATGAGCTTTTgatggagagaatgaaagaaagagaaagcagctgATGAGACAACTGCAAGGGATGGAAATGGCACTGGAAAATGAGAGGATGCAGTGCTCCATTGCTGTGGTTGCCAGAAAGAAACTGGAAAGGGAAGTCAAGAATCTGAAGGCCAACATAGGCTCTCCTAAGAATAATCGTGATGAAGCCACTGAACAGCTCTGGAAGTTGCAGGCCCAAATGAAAGATTACGTGTAGGAGCTGGATGATGCAAGTGCCTTCAGAGTAGAAATGTTGGCACAGGCCAAAGAGAATAAAGCGAAGTTGAAGAATGTGGAGGCAAAGATGGTTCAAATACAAGAGGAACTGGCAGCTTCTGAACATGGCAAATGGCAGACTCAGCAAGAGAGAGAAGAACTGCGTGATGAAACTGCCAGCCAGAGTGGCATGGGAAATTCTGGCTTTAGAGGAAAAGCTTTGTTTGGAAGCCCAGATCTGCTTGAAGAAGAATTGGAGGAAGAACAGTTTAGTACAGAGTTGACCAGataagcttggagggtggcaacaagagagagggccttctctgtggtggccccccaactgtggaacaatctccctgacaaggcccgcctggcactgacattgtcatcttttgggcgccaggtcaagacttttctcttctcccaggcatttagcaatatgtaacgagcctgggtctgtttttttgcctcatcgtttctaaagttgttacagtggttttaattgtatgtgcattttgcatgtttttgttttttactttttgtatattattttaaaatgttttatctcatgtgaaccacccagagagcttcggctatggggcagtgtacaatcgcaataaataaataaataaataaataaacaaacaaacacagacctGAATACAGAGTGTAACAATGCACAGAAGACTGAACCCCTATCTGCCTATCTGCAAGGTTACTGATGTGCCTCAAAGAACTCTGAAAGGTTAGTGACACAGGACTTATCTTTGCAGAAGTCATGTTGATTTGTCTTCAGCAAGACACATATATgtttgataattttatctttaataatgctttccacccaTTTACCCTAAACAGAtctcaagctaactggcctgtaatttcttgGATCCCCTTTTAAGCCtcagatattgggcagtataaaaatgtaacaaataaataaatgaaatatttatttatttaaaaatgtgatgTCATCCAATTTTTAGTGTTTTAGCAAAGAAGCCTATCTTAGAGACATGAAATTTTCCTTTATTGAAAGAAATCAACTGGCGTGGAACTCAGAGAATAACAGAATGGTGGAAGAAGAATGGAACGGAACTCAAGGAATCTCTAGTACACAAATGGGAGAGGTTACTAGTGAAGCGTGATGTGATTGTCAGGATGACGGGGGGCAGCAGCAGTTACCAAACCTGTTGCAAGTATCACAGGATGAAATGTCAGGTAATTACAATGGAGGGCAACAGTTTTTCATAAATGGCATGGTTTAAGGTTGCTGTATTTCCTACATATGTGAAGGGCCACAAAGAATACAAGTGAATGAGAAGAAGTACGAGCCTGCCCAGGatttaagatcttctggggagaCTCTCCTATAGGTACTGCTGCCATCAGAGATACATTTGATGGgatgagagagagggccttctctgtggctactcccaggctctggaactccctgccgcaGGAggcatgggcctaatctacaccaagcaggatattgcactatgaaagtggcatgaacgcagtatataaaattattattattattattattattattattattattattattattatttatataggacCAAcaattaaaggcaggagccacaccaaaagcttcatcccacctacactttggttttggttctccctcgaattatctcatAGCgaatgaaagctgttgttgttgagctccatcacaccagcctctgcGCCTCCACCCTGCTCCGGcatgccccaggagggctgggccaggctcTGCAGAGctcgcttgggggctgccaagggaggccctgctcctcgtcTTTCTGCTCtggcaccaccaccccgcccgggagggctgggcctggtGCGGACTCCGTGACTctcgcttgggggctgccgagggagatCATCCTTCTGtatccccagtggccgcttggagttcaagaagaatcacactttcTGACGGGCAAAATACTTCGCCAAGGGCAGGGGGGAAGAActacaatcacagcaggacatagtcaatgtcatctgagtccttcgcCGTGATAGCAGACTAAAAAGTGAACGTCATGGGAGTCTTCTGCATGAAATTAACCATGAAAGCACAGTatcagcctggtgtgatggagctccaagcaggatatagcactatgaaagcagtatgaaagtggtaaatgtcAATGGGAGCCAACAgccatcagtgcatttcaatgctgctataaagcagtagtgtggctcctgccttttatataccactgtcataccactttcatggtgcaatatcctgcttggtcttaGAATAGTTTATTGTCAAGTTTTCATATTTACAGTAAGCACTAAATGTGTCTAAGAATTTTTTCAGAcccaaacaagagagagagagagagagcactacgTCATCtgcatacattaaaataaaataaaaattctattCATAATTACTGGGGAAGGAGAGTTTTCTTGAGCTAACTGTGACACCAGATCATTAACATAGATATTGAAAAGGATGCCAAGAGGCATCCTTGTTTTACTGCCCATGTTGTTTTAAAAGCTTCTGTTAGAGAACCATTCAAACTAACTCTAACCCTCATTACTGTGTAGCTGTATAATTCCTTTATCAGTATCAAGGGTCTACGGTCAATATTGGAGCTTTGTAACTTTTCCCATAATCTGTTTCTGTTAATAGAATCAAAAACAGTTGCTATATCAATAAAAGCTGCATAAAGATGTTTCTTAGTATTCTTAGTATACTTCTTTATAATATAATTTAGTGTAAAGCATTGATCAGTAGTACTGTAACTGCTTCTAAAACCCTAAAGGTCTTCAACATCAAAACAATAACGCAaatgctttatgggtctgaaatttgGGCGTTTGACAACACCATCATTAATGCCCTGGAAACTGTGCagaacaatcccccccccccaaaaaaacccctctaCTCTCTTCCATCCAGAACtcttgcagcttttttttttgcatacagAATCTGGATGAACATCAATCAGGACAAGAATAGTGTGTGCTCAgttaaacaaattttaaacaaattGCCACTTTGCCAAACAAATGCCTTCCAGCTATATGTTACCTGGAAGTGAACAAAAATGATTATTGGATGGCAATATTCCAAAAGCACCTGCATTGCTATTACATTCATGAGCTGAAGCCTGTCCTTcatatggataagaagcaaccaagggattggctattttggatagattctaggaactaattaaaaactctaaattctTCCGGTGGTTCCCTCTTTTAAAATCAGAACACTTCAGAGCCAGCTATTTATCCAAACTGAGGCCTCTTTCCCGAAGAaattgaactgagattccaaaCTATGCCAACTGCAGCTCTGGATGGACGCTATCACAacgtgccatttgaatgcagattATGCATCTGTGGCCATCATCAAGTGGACAATGTTGTTCACTACctgttaatttgccctctgtataggtacccaagagagagattcctgacaCCCTTGTTAGCACCTGGAaataggaatgcccttgcagaaacagttctttttctgctgagtgataccaacagttacgtgacacataaagtggctttgtttgctctggcaataaaaaaagattaggaagagagagctagacaaaattgccataaaatgTCATggagatttaggccatagctagacctaaggtttatccctggatcgtccaggggtcaaacctgttcatctaggtgacacacaggggatccagtgctcaggcaggggcgaacgctggatgatcccaggataaacctcaggtctagctgtagcctcaGTCTActaagtgaaagctgagttttagttaagGCAAATTCGAAGTTATCTATATTCTACTGttccaaatatttttattaacACATCTacgtataaatatttattttgatttatttgtcatggcctttggctagtacaataaactttgaataTGATTGATTAATATTTGTTGTTCTCTTCAGCTGCTTCTGCAACGTGCTCCTTTTTATGCCAACTGCTCTTTCCCATTGTTCTCATTACCAAGTCCCAAGTAGGTGTCGAGCATTCTCTAGAGAAGAGCTGGGAATGTTGGAGTGCCATGCTCACGTGCCCTCAGAAAAGAGATGCGTGCTCCCTTCCAAGTCTGGGGTTTACATGTTGCTGTTGGTGTGCAATGTTTGCAATCCAGATCCTTTGTTCCAGCGTGGCGGGTAAGGAAGACTGGGATGGAGGTGCAGGGTAGTGAATCTCTTCATCACACTGTCAAAGCTACCTATGTAATATAATGCCAGCATAATGATTAGCAACACTGTTTCTCATTCTGTGAAACACTTCGGTGTGCTCTGAAGGACTTGGGATAGTGGTTAAAggtgcaactctatgcatgtttagacagaaaaaagtcctacaactcccagcattgcccagccagtatggctggctggggcattctggatgttgtaggacatttttctttctacgcatgcatagggttgcaccccaAATTAATTACTATGAATTAAATCCAGATAGGTTAGTCATGTTTTACACTGGAATTTTCAATGGGGTAACTTCCAGGTAAGTGATATAGAACTGTAGCCTTAATCTGGAGCCAACATTATGAATATTTCGAGTGCTGCAATTCATAAAAAAAGTCCTGCCAGTTCTTGTGGTCATTCGTCCCCcccattaatctctctctctctctctctcttttcccctttgAGGAAATTGTGTGCAGTACCAGAAAACACCACATGATGTGCCATATGTGGTTTAAACACCTTTCTGTTTCGGTATTACTGATGATGGTTGATGGGGAAAAAAATATGCAGACAAGAGCTCCATTTTTCTCCCACAAACCTTTTGCAGTGGTGTGGAATGCACCTACTCAACAATGCCAGAACCGCTACAAGGTGGATTTAGATCTCAAAGCTTTTGACATCCTGCCAAATCCTGGTGAGACTTTGAGTGGCTCCACTGTGACAATATTTTATCAGAAATCGTTGGGCTACTATCCCCACATTGAAGACAATGGAGATTCCATCAATGGAGGCATGCCACAAAACTTCTCCCTAACCAAGCACCTCAGCAAAGCTGAGTCTGACATTAATGGTTCCTTACCTATGAAAAAATTCCAAGGACTTGGAGTCATTGACTGGGAATTCTGGAGACCCCAGTGGGTTAGGAACTGGGGCACAAAAGATATTTACAGGCAAAAGTCCCTTGAACTTGTAAGGGAGAAGAATCCTAATGCGTCTGAAGCCACGGTGAACAATACCGCTAAGGAAGAGTTTGAAAAAGCTGGAAAGAATTTCATGAATGACACCCTTGTCCTAGCTGAAGACATGAGACCAAGTGGACTTTGGGGTTACTATCTCTATCCAGACTGCTATAATTATGATTACAAGGCTTCTCCAACAACATACACAGGCAAATGTCCACCCATTGAAATTCAACGGAATGATGGTCTCCTTTGGCTTTGGCAACAAAGCACTGCcctttacccttccctgtaccttgAATTGATGCTGAAGTCGAGCCCAAATGCTTTGAAATTTGCACACTATCGTGTTAAAGAGGCCATACGCATTGCTGCTATAGCTAGAAAAGACTATGCCTTGCCAGTTTTCGTCTATGCTAGGCCATTTTATATCAATACATTAGATGAATTGACAGAGGTAAGGGGTGTGTGCATATATTGGAATCAGGATCAGTACTCTTAATGACTGCCTTATACATATATCTAATTGTATGGATGAGAACTATAATATTGGACAAATGGACTCAtggaagatctcagggcagtttCTGTCAGTAAGATGTGGTGGAGAATGTTATTGCATCACCGGTGTTGAAGGGAGATTCAGCTGCCAATCCAGTGAGCTTTTGCACATGGAATTGGAGGGGAGTCTTCTTGTTCTTCATTACAGGCCTTAGGCTGGTCCTGTACATCAGTAGACACTAACACAGGGAATTATATACATAAGACCTCCTAATTTATTCaaatttccccttccccagtTTTTGTTTGCTACAggtaaacatttctttttaatttctggGCAAGGAACAACCTGAAGTGAGCCGGTAGGGGAGAACGTATAATTTTACCACCTCAGAGAATTAGGGCTTAGTAGATGCCTCAGAACAAATGCAAAGTATTGGGTTGGTATATTTGCTTTATCAGGTCAAACAAATGTTGCAGTTGACCATGATCAGATTTCTAGAGTCATTGCCATGGTCACAGCCTAGAATGAAATTGaggaatttttattattattattattattattattattattattattattattattattatttgcatttgtataccaccccttggctgaagttctctgggtggttcatataagataaaattaaaatgtcaagACTAGAggaaactaataaataaatttgccaccCATCTAGGAACAGTACTGAAACCATGCAGTAATGAGCATTGAGGCTCCCAACCTTTTtgactctcacaaaatggctgccattggggcaGGGCTTGCTCATTAGCAACATAGCAGCCAGGGCTGTTGTAGCCagccacaaaacatccatttcccagaaggtagATGTTTATAATGTCAAAACAAAAGCAATTGCCCAGTTGCCTAAATACAAGGGAGAGCTGTGGACCTCCACAACACAAAAACACAGTTTTGAACCACAGTTTTATGCTCTTAAAGCTATTTGACAGAAGGCTCTGAAACCCATTTTACATGAGGCACAAACACAGTTAACTTGGCTAAGAAGGTGAGTACATTGAGGACCCCAACCTTTTTGACTGGTGAACCAACTTGAAATTTTGAGAAGGTATCATGAGCACTCTCACAGAATGGTTGCTATTGGGGCAGCGCGTGCTCATTAGCCCAGCtgcttaaatacaaggcagagatgcaGACCCCCACAACACAAACCCACACTTTGGAACCAGTTTTCTGCTCTGAAATCCATTTTACATGAGGCACAAACAGAGGTAACTTGACTAAGAAGGTGAGTACAAGGCAGATATGGGATCTGAGCCCCAAATACTGCATCACATATTTGTCCACACAAAGAAAAAGGTAGGGAATCTGGTGGGTAGTGAGAGATATTACTTGGGCCATGTAGGCACCCCAGAATcatatcataaaataaaatagaataaaataaacttATTAACCACTACCAAAGGACAAAAATATGTGTTAAAATTCAACATAGAGATCACCGAAAACAACTGATGTATTCAGTATTCTTGTCCtatttgtgtgcatgcacaatGCACATAAATGTGAGAGTATAGAATCACAGCGATTCTACTCTGCCACCAGAATATTTCTGGTGGTTACAAAACCTCTGCAATTTTAGCATTATACTTCAAAAGCAAGAGCCCTTTTGCTAGCTATCATTTGGGCCAGGCAGGAATATAGTTTTCTGGGTACAGGTCTCTGCAGCAAAGTGAACCACTATAACCAAAATGTTCACATTTACTGTGTTCTAACCAGATCATTTGTTTAGGCCTTCTAGTCTAAAGACTGCCATTGTTGCTTTAACTGGAGACAGACATTAGTACTGTCGTTGTTGTAAATGTCATTTGTATCATTGGTATGAAAGAGGCATTATTGCACCTCCTATTTAGAGTTCTGGTAAAGAGGTTTTGCAGGCTTTAGAGGTGTGTATTTTGAGGTAGTGCTTCAGAAGTaaccaaaacagaaataaatatctgTGGACAACATGGGCAAGGATGTTGGCTCTTTGTTCACTGGGCATGCTGCTTTACATTGTATGATGAGAATTCAATGCCTTACGTTTCAGGAAGACTTGGTGAACACTATTGGTGAGAGTGCAGCATTGGGTGTAGCAGGAATCATCCTTTGGGGGAGCATGCAGTATGCCAGTACTCATGTAAGTGAGTTTGGGTTAATAACATGCCCATGAGTGAAATTTCATAAGCATTCTTAGGAGTCCCCTCCCACAACTCACACATGAAcatattttccttttttcccttttaatttttttaccctGATAGCTTTGAAAGAGTTGCCTAGTGGATGATGAGAGTTTAGGATTCCATTTGGAGTTTATTCATGCCTTTATCTAATGAGATGCCTTTTTGTGTAGCAACATCCCTCAGGATTGGAAAGAATATTCAGCAAGTCAACATAGCACTAAATTGTTTTGCAGTGTTGTTGTCTAGTCATGAAAATAACTCTTTCATCTGCATCACCAGTGGAAAAATGAAAGAGACAAGTCTGGCTCACATAAGCAGGCACACCACATGATTGCACTATCAAGTTATGGTTAGATGTGCATAACTTGATAGTTGGACATTTCTGAGCCTGCCACATCTAATTCAAACTGGGCCTGATTAAAACAGATTCATGTCCAAATGGCATATACTctgagggctcctctaaatgagccaTTTAATgaatgcttgtgattggccacttacagaagtttgcGGCTCCATTACATGGTGCCCTCAATGACCAGGATGGCTGCCACGATATATCCTGAAAATCccactattaaaagaaccacGGTACTGTTCTTTTGACCAAGGACTGCTGCTAGGGTGACCTGCTAGGGAAAGATAGTTGTTGGATGGACAGATCTGAAAACTGAAGCCTAGAAGCATGGGGCACAACACGGAGAATGCACAGTGTCTGTCTTGCTGAAGAATTCAAACCCAAATTCTAATACTTCATTAATGTCCAATAGACATATTCACATACATGTACACCTTTTGTGCCCATGTGATTCTCGTTATAAAATGTCTGTCCCAGCAAACCTTGCCATTTGCTATTTCTGTCAGAATTTgaatagtttgtgtgtgtgtgtgtgtgtgtgtgtgtgtgtgtgtgtgtgtgtgcaaagaacCCCTTCCCTTTGAGAGAATGAGAGGAGACAACTTTCTATTGGGACTATTGGAAGTCAAACACAAGACCTCTCCCCATTCCAAAGAACTTCCAGGGTTGTCATGATTGTGGCTGAATGGATCATTGGCTCCCTCAGAAAAACA
Proteins encoded in this region:
- the LOC134404293 gene encoding hyaluronidase-1-like produces the protein MCHMWFKHLSVSVLLMMVDGEKNMQTRAPFFSHKPFAVVWNAPTQQCQNRYKVDLDLKAFDILPNPGETLSGSTVTIFYQKSLGYYPHIEDNGDSINGGMPQNFSLTKHLSKAESDINGSLPMKKFQGLGVIDWEFWRPQWVRNWGTKDIYRQKSLELVREKNPNASEATVNNTAKEEFEKAGKNFMNDTLVLAEDMRPSGLWGYYLYPDCYNYDYKASPTTYTGKCPPIEIQRNDGLLWLWQQSTALYPSLYLELMLKSSPNALKFAHYRVKEAIRIAAIARKDYALPVFVYARPFYINTLDELTEEDLVNTIGESAALGVAGIILWGSMQYASTHDSCVTVKKYINGLFGHYIVNVTSATKLCSKVLCKKNGRCIRKNSDLYDYLHLPPQSFKISVDNSQADKKVIVQGSLKQEDIGAMKEKFMCQCYQGWKGIFCEVPSSTDECPSNSQ